Proteins encoded by one window of Procambarus clarkii isolate CNS0578487 chromosome 92, FALCON_Pclarkii_2.0, whole genome shotgun sequence:
- the AsnRS-m gene encoding asparaginyl-tRNA synthetase isoform X2, which yields MFASVPWRLGLRCYSSGCRTSSILALLHDKPINQTVKVNVVLPSGKRSVNLGFHASVSATGILHSSSHKGQDVEMVTDEIQVIGGAVQEEYPFKSRQLHPPEYVRKFPHLRARTNSFSSLLRVRSQAKMAIQEYFRKEGFINIDTPVLTTNDCEGGGETFSVRLFNSNTTEERTANDSSYFGQEAHLSVSGQLHLEAIACGLSKVYNFNPAFRAENSHTRRHLAEFWMAEAEEAFLCGTEGLSLLMDRIEGLIKTSIQTVIDVQEEDVLYHWKSNESTEELVKGALCQPFVRLPYAEAMKLLQDKSHFFQTQPLPRGDLGKEHELFLTKHLGNIPVFVTHWPREIKAFYMCADENDPQLVMAVDLLLPDIGEVAGGGLREHCPSRLHQRLQQLHLLDKLDWYLDLRRLGGSTPTGGFGIGFERFLQFILGIGNIKDTIPFPRWAKHCSC from the exons ATGTTTGCAAGTGTGCCCTGGAGGCTGGGCTTGCGATGTTACAGTTCAGGCTGTCGCACTAGCAGTATATTGGCTCTACTGCATGACAAACCAATCAACCAAACTGTTAAAGTTAAT GTTGTGTTGCCATCAGGAAAGAGGTCAGTGAACTTAGGGTTCCATGCATCCGTTTCAGCTACAGGAATtttacattcctcctcccacaaaggACAGGACGTTGAGATGGTCACAGATGAAATACAG GTAATTGGTGGAGCAGTCCAAGAGGAGTATCCTTTCAAGTCTCGTCAGTTACACCCACCAGAGTATGTCCGTAAATTTCCTCACCTTCGGGCTCGTACCAACTCCTTCAGTTCGCTGTTACGAGTCCGCTCCCAG GCAAAAATGGCAATTCAAGAGTACTTCCGTAAAGAAGGCTTCATTAATATTGACACACCGGTGCTGACAACCAATGATTGCGAGGGTGGTGGAGAAACATTCTCAGTTCGT CTTTTCAACAGCAATACTACTGAAGAAAGAACTGCAAATGATTCCAGTTACTTTGGCCAGGAAGCTCATCTGTCAGTTTCTGGCCAGTTACATCTGGAAGCCATAGCCTG TGGGCTGTCCAAGGTTTACAACTTCAACCCAGCATTCCGTGCAGAAAACTCACACACTCGGAGGCACCTGGCAGAGTTTTGGATGGCGGAGGCTGAAGAAGCATTTCTCTGTGGAACAGAAGGTCTTTCTTTATTGATGGACAGAATTGAGGGACTCATTAAAACATCTATTCAGACTGTAATTGATGTGCAAGAGGAGGATGTTCTCTATCACTGGAAGTCAAATGAAAGTACTGAA GAACTGGTTAAAGGAGCTTTGTGTCAGCCATTTGTACGCCTTCCATATGCTGAAGCCATGAAGCTCCTTCAAGATAAAAGCCACTTCTTTCAGACGCAACCACTACCCAGGGGTGACCTCGGCAAGGAGCACGAACTCTTTTTAACAAAACACTTGGGAAACATTCCAGTATTTGTGACACACTGGCCACGAGAAATTAAAGCCTTCTATATGTGTGCTGATGAAAATGATCCACAATTG GTGATGGCTGTTGATCTGTTGTTACCAGATATTGGAGAGGTTGCAGGAGGAGGACTAAGGGAACATTGTCCCTCTCGACTCCACCAAAGACTTCAGCAACTACACCTCTTGGACAAGCTTGATTGGTACCTAGACTTACGGAGACTAGGTGGAAGCACTCCTACTGGTGGGTTTGGCATAGGCTTTGAGAGATTTCTTCAGTTCATACTTGGCATTGGTAACATTAAAGACACTATACCATTTCCACGATGGGCAAAACATTGTTCCTGCTGA
- the AsnRS-m gene encoding asparaginyl-tRNA synthetase isoform X1, whose amino-acid sequence MFASVPWRLGLRCYSSGCRTSSILALLHDKPINQTVKVNGWVKGIRRQKERIFVDVDDGSCSQKLQVVLPSGKRSVNLGFHASVSATGILHSSSHKGQDVEMVTDEIQVIGGAVQEEYPFKSRQLHPPEYVRKFPHLRARTNSFSSLLRVRSQAKMAIQEYFRKEGFINIDTPVLTTNDCEGGGETFSVRLFNSNTTEERTANDSSYFGQEAHLSVSGQLHLEAIACGLSKVYNFNPAFRAENSHTRRHLAEFWMAEAEEAFLCGTEGLSLLMDRIEGLIKTSIQTVIDVQEEDVLYHWKSNESTEELVKGALCQPFVRLPYAEAMKLLQDKSHFFQTQPLPRGDLGKEHELFLTKHLGNIPVFVTHWPREIKAFYMCADENDPQLVMAVDLLLPDIGEVAGGGLREHCPSRLHQRLQQLHLLDKLDWYLDLRRLGGSTPTGGFGIGFERFLQFILGIGNIKDTIPFPRWAKHCSC is encoded by the exons ATGTTTGCAAGTGTGCCCTGGAGGCTGGGCTTGCGATGTTACAGTTCAGGCTGTCGCACTAGCAGTATATTGGCTCTACTGCATGACAAACCAATCAACCAAACTGTTAAAGTTAAT GGCTGGGTGAAGGGCATCAGGCGACAGAAGGAGCGAATCTTTGTAGATGTCGACGATGGCTCTTGTTCCCAGAAGTTGCAG GTTGTGTTGCCATCAGGAAAGAGGTCAGTGAACTTAGGGTTCCATGCATCCGTTTCAGCTACAGGAATtttacattcctcctcccacaaaggACAGGACGTTGAGATGGTCACAGATGAAATACAG GTAATTGGTGGAGCAGTCCAAGAGGAGTATCCTTTCAAGTCTCGTCAGTTACACCCACCAGAGTATGTCCGTAAATTTCCTCACCTTCGGGCTCGTACCAACTCCTTCAGTTCGCTGTTACGAGTCCGCTCCCAG GCAAAAATGGCAATTCAAGAGTACTTCCGTAAAGAAGGCTTCATTAATATTGACACACCGGTGCTGACAACCAATGATTGCGAGGGTGGTGGAGAAACATTCTCAGTTCGT CTTTTCAACAGCAATACTACTGAAGAAAGAACTGCAAATGATTCCAGTTACTTTGGCCAGGAAGCTCATCTGTCAGTTTCTGGCCAGTTACATCTGGAAGCCATAGCCTG TGGGCTGTCCAAGGTTTACAACTTCAACCCAGCATTCCGTGCAGAAAACTCACACACTCGGAGGCACCTGGCAGAGTTTTGGATGGCGGAGGCTGAAGAAGCATTTCTCTGTGGAACAGAAGGTCTTTCTTTATTGATGGACAGAATTGAGGGACTCATTAAAACATCTATTCAGACTGTAATTGATGTGCAAGAGGAGGATGTTCTCTATCACTGGAAGTCAAATGAAAGTACTGAA GAACTGGTTAAAGGAGCTTTGTGTCAGCCATTTGTACGCCTTCCATATGCTGAAGCCATGAAGCTCCTTCAAGATAAAAGCCACTTCTTTCAGACGCAACCACTACCCAGGGGTGACCTCGGCAAGGAGCACGAACTCTTTTTAACAAAACACTTGGGAAACATTCCAGTATTTGTGACACACTGGCCACGAGAAATTAAAGCCTTCTATATGTGTGCTGATGAAAATGATCCACAATTG GTGATGGCTGTTGATCTGTTGTTACCAGATATTGGAGAGGTTGCAGGAGGAGGACTAAGGGAACATTGTCCCTCTCGACTCCACCAAAGACTTCAGCAACTACACCTCTTGGACAAGCTTGATTGGTACCTAGACTTACGGAGACTAGGTGGAAGCACTCCTACTGGTGGGTTTGGCATAGGCTTTGAGAGATTTCTTCAGTTCATACTTGGCATTGGTAACATTAAAGACACTATACCATTTCCACGATGGGCAAAACATTGTTCCTGCTGA